The stretch of DNA AAAAGACATGATTTCGATTCGAGGTCATGGTAGAAGTAAGCTTACATCTATAAGAGGAAAATCAAAAAAAGATAAAGTGAAAATAACAATTGCTACACTCAAATAATGGTATAATTAATGCAGGAATTATTGTTTATTTGTCGAATTAATGTGTAATAAGGATTTTTAAGTATTTATATCGCTAAGGAGGTGACGATGGTGGCATTATCACCATTGGACATTCATAATAAAGAGTTTGCAAAAGGATTTCGCGGATATGATGAAGACGATGTAAATGAATTTTTAGATCAAATTATCAAAGATTATGAGTTAGTTATTCGTGAAAAGAAAGAGGCAGAAGAAGAAGTTAGACAATTACGTGAGCGTTTAGGCCATTTTACTAATATTGAAGAAACATTAAATAAATCTATTCTCGTAGCACAAGAAACAGCAGAAGAAGTAAAAGGAAATGCTTCAAAAGAATCGAAACTAATTATTAAAGAAGCAGAAAAAAATGCTGATCGTATTGTGAATGAGGCACTTAGCAAGGCGCGTAAAATTTCTTTAGATGTGGAAGAGCTGAAAAAGCAAGCGAAAGTATTCCGTACACGTATGCGTATGTTAGTACAAGCACAATTAGAAATGTTAGGTACGGATGATTGGGAAGAGTTATTTGATACTGAAATCGATGAAGAATTAGAGCTTCTAGAACAGCAGTCTTAATGACGTGATGTTCATTTTTAAAATTACATATCATTCTATGAACTATATGGAAATATGAATAGGTAAAAGCAATGATAGAGACAGTATAAAAGTAGAACCGATCTAGCGAATTGAGGATGGTGTGAGCTCAGTGCGGAAAGCTTTTAGAAAATCACTCTTGAGTTTTCATTACGAAACAAGTAGTAATGGACGGTTCATCTCCGTTATCGATCTTAAAGTGAATGTAATGGATCAACATTAGATTTATAAGGGTGGTACCGCGAGTCTTCTCGTCCCTTTTGGGATTAGAAGGCTTTTTTTGTTATAAATAGGAGGTTTTATTGTAATGGATTACAAACAAACATTATTAATGCCAAAAACTGCATTTCCGATGCGTGGAAATCTACCGAACAAAGAACCAGAACGACAAAAAAAGTGGGAAGAAACGAATCAGTACGCAAAGACATTAGAACGTACAAAAGGTAGACCGTTATTTGTTTTACATGACGGACCCCCTTATGCTAATGGAGATATCCATATAGGCCATGCATTAAATAAGGTGTTAAAAGACTTTATTGTCCGCTATAAGTCCATGACAGGTTATCATGCGCCATATATTCCAGGATGGGATACACATGGATTGCCAATTGAGACAGCTTTAACGAAGAAGAAAAAAATAAAACGTAAAGAAATGGATATAGCTGCTTTTCGTAAGTTATGTGAAGAATATGCACTAGGGCAAATTAATAATCAACGTGAACAGTTCAAACAATTAGGAGTTCGCGGTGATTGGGACAACCCGTATATTACACTCACGAAAGATTATGAGGCATCACAAATTAAGGTCTTTGGAGATATGGCAAGAAAAGGATATATCTACAAAGGATTAAAGCCAGTTTATTGGTCTCCTTCATCTGAGTCTGCATTGGCAGAAGCGGAGATTGAATATCAAGATAAGCGGTCACCATCGATTTATGTAGCTTTTGAAGTAAAAGGTGGACAAGCATTATTATCGGGTGGAGAGAAATTTATTATTTGGACTACGACACCGTGGACATTGCCTGCAAATCTAGGAATTAGTCTACATGCTGATTTGACATATATTGTTGTCCAGGTAGGAGAGGAAAAGTATATAATTGCTGAGGCTCTGTTCGATGATGTAAGTGAATCACTTGGTTGGGAGAATCCTCAGGTGTTACAAAGCTTTAAAGGTAAAGAAGCAGAGGGTATAGAAGCACAACATCCATTTTACGATCGTACTTCACTAGTAATGTTAGGAGAACATGTTACAACCGATGCTGGTACAGGCTGTGTTCATACTGCACCTGGGCATGGGGAAGATGACTTTTATGTCTCCCGTAGTTATGGAATAGATGCTTTCTGTCCAGTAGATGAGAAAGGTGTGTTTACTCAGGAGGCCCCTGGATTTGAAGGCTTGTTTTATGATGAAGCTAATAAAATAATCACGGAGAAATTGGATGCAAGTGGTGCTTTGCTCAAGTTAGAATTTATTACGCACTCCTATCCACATGATTGGCGAACGAAGAAACCAACTATTTTCCGAGCAACATCGCAGTGGTTTGCCTCGATTAAAGATTTCCGTGTAGATATTCTAGAGGAAATTAAACAAGTAAATTGGTATCCTCATTGGGGCGAAACAAGATTATATAATATGGTACGAGATAGAGAAGATTGGTGTATCTCTAGACAACGTGCCTGGGGTGTTCCAATTCCAGTATTTTATGGAGAAGATGGCACACCAATTATTACTGATGAAACGATTAATCACGTCTCAGAATTATTCCGTGAACATGGATCAAATATTTGGTTTGAAAAAGAAGCGAAAGAATTATTACCAGAAGGATTTACTTCTGAGCATAGTCCCAATGGGAATTTTGCGAAAGAAACAGATATTATGGATGTTTGGTTCGATTCTGGATCTTCACATGAAGGTGTGTTACTTAACAGACAAAACCATCAACGTCCGGCTAATGTATATCTCGAAGGTAGTGACCAGTATCGTGGTTGGTTTAACTCTTCTTTATCTACTTCGGTTGCAGTAACTGGAAAAGCTCCCTATAAAGCAGTAATCAGCCATGGTTTTGTTTTAGATGGGAATGGTAGAAAGATGAGTAAGTCGTTAGGAAATGTCATCGTACCATCAAAAGTACAAAAGCAATTAGGTTCTGATATTCTACGACTATGGGTATCTAGTGTTGATTATCAAGCAGATGTTCGTATTTCTGATGATATTTTGAAGCAAACATCGGAAAGCTATCGTAAAATCAGAAATACGTTTCGATTTTTATTAGCAAATCTTGCAGACTTTAATCCCAATACGGATCGTGTAAAAGAAGAGAACATGGAAGAAGTAGACCGTTATATGGTCCACCGTTTGCAGAATGTATTAGCGGAAGCACACAAAAACTATAATCAGTATGAATTTGCTCCTGTCTTCCAACAAATTCATCATTTTTGCTCCGTTGATTTAAGTTCATTTTATCTGGATTTTGCGAAGGATATTCTTTACATTGAAGCAAAAGATCATCCTCGTAGACGTAGTATTCAAACGGGGTATTATGAAGTGTTAACTAGTTTAGTGAAACTTATTGCACCAATTATCCCGCATACGGCGGAAGAAGTTTGGGAGTACATTCCAGAACCGGAGGCGGAAAGTGTTCATTTAACGGATATTCCAGAAGCACGTGACGTTGCCATTAATGAACAAACGGTTGATAAATGGAACCACTTCATGAAAATCCGAGATGATGTATTAAAAGCTTTAGAAGAAGCTAGAAGTGAGAAAGTTATTGGGAAATCATTAGAAGCAAAAATATCTATTGCAGCTAAAGATGAAGGCACTAAAAAAGTATTAGATGAAATGGAGCACTTACATCAATATTTTATTGTCTCAGAAGCAGTAATTGTTGATACGTTAACCGATGCAAAAGAAGGTAACGTTGTAAATGTACAAGTTGAGGTACACCCTGGAGAAACATGTGACCGCTGTTGGGTATCTTCAGAAACAGTAGGTGAAAATAAAAATCATCCTTCTTTATGTAGTCGATGTGCGGATGTAGTTACTAAGCATTATGCAGATTGAAGATGGTTACCATATAAATTAATATAAATCGAGGCAGATGATTTCTGTTGGAAAAGAATGTATAGCATAGAAGTGCAATGTTCGCATTGTCTAGCATCAGCTTTTCCTCAGGGACCTCTGCTTTTTTTTGAAGATATCTTTTGGTTAGACAGAAGCAGTTTACTGGCTTGATGAATAACGTTGTAGTTTTCCTAAAACACTATTTTCTATAGTATCAACCATTTTATTTGTTTTTCTCCAAAGATACATTATGATTTGGAATCACGTTTGTTCTTGAAAATGTTTGAGCACCGGTATAAGATAGAAAGAGTTCGATTAGAATCGAGGGGTATAATAAATGATTATGTATTATTTAATAGCTATTGCGCTTGTCATTATTGACCAACTAACGAAATGGTTGGTAGTTTCACGTATGGAGTTAGGGGAATCTATATCTGTTATTGATAACTTTTTCTATATAACTTCACACCGAAACACAGGAGCAGCTTGGGGAATATTAGAAGGACAAATGCTCTTATTTTATATAATCACTACTATAGTCATAATCGGTATTATTTATTTTTTACATACACATGCGAAAGGTGACAAATTACTATCCGTTGCACTTGTGGTAATTTTAGGAGGAGCAATAGGTAATTTTATTGATCGTATATTTAGACAAGAAGTAGTTGATTTTGCAAACTTTTACATCTTTGATTATAACTTTCCGATTTTTAATGTTGCTGACTCATCATTAACCATCGGTGTAATTCTATTTCTCATAGCTACGATTCTGGAAGAAAAGCGTCAGAAAGGAAAATCAAAATCATGACAAAGAGTCAACACATCGTGACAGAACAACAAGGAAAAACAAGAGTAGATAAACTATTAACACAATTGCTTGCGGATCAATCACGTTCACAAATACAAGGATGGATTGATGAAGGATTGGTAGAAGTCAATGGTGTATCTGTAAAAGCAAATTATAAGTGTGTAGAAGGTGATGCACTTACATGGGAAATACCTGAAACGAAACCATTAATACTAGAACCCGAAAATATCCCTTTGGATGTTGTGTATGAAGATTCGGATGTCATTGTTATCAACAAACCAAAAGGTATGGTTGTACATCCTTCAGCTGGTCATCAAACTGGTACACTTGTACATGCTTTGTTGTATCATTGTGATGATTTATCAGGGATTAATGGTATAGAACGCCCTGGTATCGTACATCGAATAGACAAAGATACAAGTGGATTATTAGTAGTTGCCAAAAATGATGTTGCACATCAAAAATTATCTGATCAATTACAACAAAAACAATTAAAACGTAAATATGTAGCAATTGTTCACGGTGAAATTGGACATGATACAGGATTAATTGATGCTCCGATTGGTCGTGATCCTAAAGATAGAC from Oceanobacillus iheyensis HTE831 encodes:
- a CDS encoding DivIVA domain-containing protein; amino-acid sequence: MALSPLDIHNKEFAKGFRGYDEDDVNEFLDQIIKDYELVIREKKEAEEEVRQLRERLGHFTNIEETLNKSILVAQETAEEVKGNASKESKLIIKEAEKNADRIVNEALSKARKISLDVEELKKQAKVFRTRMRMLVQAQLEMLGTDDWEELFDTEIDEELELLEQQS
- the ileS gene encoding isoleucine--tRNA ligase, producing MDYKQTLLMPKTAFPMRGNLPNKEPERQKKWEETNQYAKTLERTKGRPLFVLHDGPPYANGDIHIGHALNKVLKDFIVRYKSMTGYHAPYIPGWDTHGLPIETALTKKKKIKRKEMDIAAFRKLCEEYALGQINNQREQFKQLGVRGDWDNPYITLTKDYEASQIKVFGDMARKGYIYKGLKPVYWSPSSESALAEAEIEYQDKRSPSIYVAFEVKGGQALLSGGEKFIIWTTTPWTLPANLGISLHADLTYIVVQVGEEKYIIAEALFDDVSESLGWENPQVLQSFKGKEAEGIEAQHPFYDRTSLVMLGEHVTTDAGTGCVHTAPGHGEDDFYVSRSYGIDAFCPVDEKGVFTQEAPGFEGLFYDEANKIITEKLDASGALLKLEFITHSYPHDWRTKKPTIFRATSQWFASIKDFRVDILEEIKQVNWYPHWGETRLYNMVRDREDWCISRQRAWGVPIPVFYGEDGTPIITDETINHVSELFREHGSNIWFEKEAKELLPEGFTSEHSPNGNFAKETDIMDVWFDSGSSHEGVLLNRQNHQRPANVYLEGSDQYRGWFNSSLSTSVAVTGKAPYKAVISHGFVLDGNGRKMSKSLGNVIVPSKVQKQLGSDILRLWVSSVDYQADVRISDDILKQTSESYRKIRNTFRFLLANLADFNPNTDRVKEENMEEVDRYMVHRLQNVLAEAHKNYNQYEFAPVFQQIHHFCSVDLSSFYLDFAKDILYIEAKDHPRRRSIQTGYYEVLTSLVKLIAPIIPHTAEEVWEYIPEPEAESVHLTDIPEARDVAINEQTVDKWNHFMKIRDDVLKALEEARSEKVIGKSLEAKISIAAKDEGTKKVLDEMEHLHQYFIVSEAVIVDTLTDAKEGNVVNVQVEVHPGETCDRCWVSSETVGENKNHPSLCSRCADVVTKHYAD
- the lspA gene encoding signal peptidase II — encoded protein: MIMYYLIAIALVIIDQLTKWLVVSRMELGESISVIDNFFYITSHRNTGAAWGILEGQMLLFYIITTIVIIGIIYFLHTHAKGDKLLSVALVVILGGAIGNFIDRIFRQEVVDFANFYIFDYNFPIFNVADSSLTIGVILFLIATILEEKRQKGKSKS
- a CDS encoding RluA family pseudouridine synthase, giving the protein MTKSQHIVTEQQGKTRVDKLLTQLLADQSRSQIQGWIDEGLVEVNGVSVKANYKCVEGDALTWEIPETKPLILEPENIPLDVVYEDSDVIVINKPKGMVVHPSAGHQTGTLVHALLYHCDDLSGINGIERPGIVHRIDKDTSGLLVVAKNDVAHQKLSDQLQQKQLKRKYVAIVHGEIGHDTGLIDAPIGRDPKDRQKMAVVDNGKSAITHFRVIERFPDYTFVECQLETGRTHQIRVHMQYIGFPLVGDPKYSQRKTMNVDGQALHAKEIGFYHPKTGEWLEFDANPPEIFTEALSFIRKMY